The DNA segment CCCCGCAGGGGCGTATCGAGACCCACCGTCCCCAGCAGGGCAGGTCTGCAACCTCTCCTTCGACGCCGGTGGATCCCGATACGCGGCCTGCGGCCGCTACTCGATCAACATGACGCTCGACTGATCGTCACTCGCCAGGAGCCGGATCCCCGATCAGGCACCGACCGGTCGCGAGCGGCGCGACGACCGCCCCGAGGTACCTCCGGTCGCCGTCCTCGCCCGAGGCCTTGTGCCGGTACTGACCCACGAGGCAGGAGTCGCCGACCCTCACCGCGACGAAGACCGCATCGGCCCTCTTGTCGGCGGTCGTGATGTCGGCCGTGACCTCGAGACCGGCCCGGTCCACGCCACCGGCGATCAGCGCCCGCGTCAGATCCGCGCCGCTCGGGTCGCCGATCGACGCGACCGTCGCGCTGTTGATCGCATCGAACTCCTCGAGATCGAGAGGCACGGCCGGACCGGGTCCGTCGACGCTCGGGACGGCGCTCGGAGCGGGCGACGGCGGTGCGGATCCGTCGATCGGCGGCAGTCCGAGTGCGCAGCCGCTGAGGACGGCGGTCACGACCGCGAGGACGGTCGCCGCCCTGGCGCCGCTTCGGGAGGGCGCCTGCGTCCGCTCGCGACTCCTCATCTGCATACCGACCGATCGTTCTTCTGCAGGATCGTCGTCGTCCTGGTCCGTGGAGGACCCTAGGCACGATCGACAGCCAGAGCCTTCCCGGCGCAAGAACTCGAGGACATCGGCGCACGACGTCTGGTCAGCGGGTCGGGCCGCACGCACATGCTGGTCGAGCAGCCTCGCAGGGGCGTCTCGAGTCCTGCCCCGTCGGTAGGTGAGCGCTGAGGGCCCTGCTCCTGACGGTGGTGGATCTCGATACGCCCGCAGCGCGGGCTACTCGATCAGCAGGGAGGAGGTGTGCCTGCTCCACTCCTCACCAGCAGGGAGGAGGTGCACTCGCGCCGCGCCCTACGCCCGCGCGAGCACCGCCGCGAACGCGTCTGCCGCCGCGTCCGCGTCCGCGGGCGTCGACTCCGCCCCGAAGCTGAACCGCACCGCCGTCTGGGCGACGGCCGGCTCGAGCCCGAGCGCCAGAAGCGTCGGCGACGGCTCGTCGCGTCCGGCCGCGCAGGCCGAGCCGCTGGACACCACGACGCCGCGCTCCTCCAGCGCGAGCAGGATCGACTCGCCGCTGCGTCCCGGCACGACGAACGACGCGATCGAGGGGAGCCGCTGCTCCGCCGCCCCGAGCGGCACGGCCCGCGGCACCTCCGCCGCCACCCGCGCCGCGAACGCGTCGCGCACCGCCGAGACGCGGGCCCCCCGCGCGGGATCCACGAGCTGCACCGCCGCTCCGAGCGCCACCGCGAACGCCACGTTCTCGGTCCCCGAGCGCCGCGCCCGCTCCTGCCCGCCGCCGTGCACGAGCGGCTCGAACGGCACGCGACTGCGCAGCAGCAGCGCCCCCACGCCCTTCGGCGCCCCGAGCTTGTGCCCCGAGATCGACACCGCGTCCGCGCCGAGTCCGACCAGGTCGATCCACCCCGCCGCCTGCACCGCGTCCACGTGCAGCGGGATCCGGTGCGGCCGGCAGAGCGCCGCGATCGCCGGCACGTCCTGCAGCGTGCCGATCTCGTTGCTCGCCGCCAGCACCGAGACCAGCGCCGTGTCCGGTCTCAGCAGTGCGGCGAGCGTCGCCAAGTCGAGCCGCCCCGCGCCGTCCACCGGCGCGACCGACACCTCGAAGCCGTGCAGCCGCCGCAGATGATCGGCCGACTCCACCGTCGCCTCGTGCTCGATCGCCGAGATCACGACGTGCCGGCCGCGTCCCGCGGCGAGACCGCCGAGCGCGATGCCCTTGACCGCCGTGTTGATCGACTCCGTCCCGCCCGAGGTGAAGAGGACCTCCGAGCCGCGCCCGCCGAGGAAGCGCGCCACGTGCCGCCGCGCCTCCTCCAGTGCGCGCGCCGCCGACGCGCCGAGCGCGTGGCTGCTCGAGGGGTTGCCGTACTCGCCGGTGAGGTACGGCCACATCGCCTCGAGCACCTCGCGGCGAACGGGCGAGGTCGCCGCGTGGTCGAGGTAGATCACGCGGCCGGAGCCTCGATCGCGATGTCGAGGCCGAGGTCGAGCGAGCGGACGCTGTGCGTGAGCGCGCCGACGGAGATCACGTCGACGCCGGCCTCGGCGATGGCGCGGACCGTGTCGAGGTTCACCCCGCCGCTCGCCTCGACCACGGCCCGGCCGCCGATCAGGGCGACGCCCTGCGCCAGCTGCTCGGGCGTGAAGTTGTCGAGCATGATCGTGTCGGCGCCGCCGGCGAGGGCCGCGCCGATCTGCTCGAGCCGGTCGACCTCGACCTCGATGTGCGTCGTGTGCGAGACAGCTGCGCGCGCAGCGAGCAGCGCCTCCGTCAGGTCGAGACCGCGCTGGGCGAGGATCGCGAGGTGGTTGTCCTTCGCCAGGATCGCGTCCGAGAGTGAGAAGCGGTGGTTGTGCCCGCCGCCGCTGCGCACCGCGTGCCGCTCGAGGGCGCGCAGCCCCGGCGTGGTCTTCCGGGTGTCGACGATGCGCGCACGGGTGCCCGCCACCACCTCGACGTAGCGCGCGGTCAGCGTCGCGATGCCGCTCATCCGCTGCACGAGGTTGAGCGCCACGCGCTCGCCGCGCAGCACCCCGCCGGCCGGGCCGTCGATCCGCGCGAGGACGTCGCCGGCCGCGAAGACCGTGCCGTCCGCGGCGACGTCCTGCACGCGGATCCGCGAGTCGGCCTGCAGGAAGGTGCCGAGCAGCACCGCGCCGCCGCTGAAGACGCCGGGCTCGCGCGCGACGAGCGCCGCGGAGGCCGTCGCGTCCGCGGGCAGCAGGGTGTCGGAGGTGAGGTCGCCCCAGGGGGCGTCCTCCTCCAGGGCCAGGGTGACGATGCGCTCGATGCTCTGACGGGTCAGCACGGGACGGCGACCTTTCTCGTACCGGCGACGCGGTAGGCGCTCGCCGAGGGGTGGGGGTGGTCGGTGCGGTGGTGGGCGCCACGCGATTCGGCGCGGGCGAGGGCGGCGTCGATCAGGGCGAGGCCGCAGGCGCGGAGGTTCGCGTCCTCGAGGGTCGCCCGGGACAGCGCGGCGGGGGAGCCGGCGGCGGCCAGAGAGGTCCGTGCCGTCTCGAGGCCGGCGGCGTCGCGCGAGAGTCCCGCGCCCGTCCAGAGCGTCTCCTGCAGCTGCGCGCGGTCGAGCGCGAGCGGCACGAGGGCGGAGGGCTCCGGCGCCTCGGACGAGGGCACCGCGGGCGGTCCGTCGAGCGCCGCCGCGACCCGCCGCGCGAACACGACACCCTCGAGCAGGCTGTTCGACGCCAGCCGGTTCGCGCCGTGGACGCCGGTGCAGGCGACCTCGCCCACGGCGAGGAGCCCGGGGAGGCTGGTCCGCCCGTCGAGGTCGGTCGCTATCCCGCCCATCCAGTAGTGCGCGGCCGGAGTCACGGGGATGAGGTCGTCGGCGAGCGAGAGCCCGCCCGCGCGGCAGG comes from the Rathayibacter festucae DSM 15932 genome and includes:
- a CDS encoding DUF6993 domain-containing protein; this translates as MTAVLSGCALGLPPIDGSAPPSPAPSAVPSVDGPGPAVPLDLEEFDAINSATVASIGDPSGADLTRALIAGGVDRAGLEVTADITTADKRADAVFVAVRVGDSCLVGQYRHKASGEDGDRRYLGAVVAPLATGRCLIGDPAPGE
- a CDS encoding cysteine desulfurase family protein yields the protein MIYLDHAATSPVRREVLEAMWPYLTGEYGNPSSSHALGASAARALEEARRHVARFLGGRGSEVLFTSGGTESINTAVKGIALGGLAAGRGRHVVISAIEHEATVESADHLRRLHGFEVSVAPVDGAGRLDLATLAALLRPDTALVSVLAASNEIGTLQDVPAIAALCRPHRIPLHVDAVQAAGWIDLVGLGADAVSISGHKLGAPKGVGALLLRSRVPFEPLVHGGGQERARRSGTENVAFAVALGAAVQLVDPARGARVSAVRDAFAARVAAEVPRAVPLGAAEQRLPSIASFVVPGRSGESILLALEERGVVVSSGSACAAGRDEPSPTLLALGLEPAVAQTAVRFSFGAESTPADADAAADAFAAVLARA
- the nadC gene encoding carboxylating nicotinate-nucleotide diphosphorylase; translation: MLTRQSIERIVTLALEEDAPWGDLTSDTLLPADATASAALVAREPGVFSGGAVLLGTFLQADSRIRVQDVAADGTVFAAGDVLARIDGPAGGVLRGERVALNLVQRMSGIATLTARYVEVVAGTRARIVDTRKTTPGLRALERHAVRSGGGHNHRFSLSDAILAKDNHLAILAQRGLDLTEALLAARAAVSHTTHIEVEVDRLEQIGAALAGGADTIMLDNFTPEQLAQGVALIGGRAVVEASGGVNLDTVRAIAEAGVDVISVGALTHSVRSLDLGLDIAIEAPAA